The proteins below come from a single Candidatus Palauibacter soopunensis genomic window:
- the serS gene encoding serine--tRNA ligase has product MLDLKTLRDDPDLVRDAMRKRGDEHAAGLVEETLRADEVRRRLIREVEVLKAERNTASKAIGAAKGRGEDATAEIDAMRRVAVRIKALDADLARTEAELRDHLLQIPNIPDPRVPPGEEGEGPTVAEWGAPRKGEVPPHWVLGATHGYTDPGGSALPGGRTPSLDIERGAKIAGSGFPLLVGGGARLSRALVQFMLDLHVREHGYLEILPPLVASRDSMMGTGHVPKFEDDAYRTDPDDLFLVPTAEVPLTNLHRGEILSADDLPLAYVAHTPCFRREAGAAGRDTRGLLRVHQFDKVEIVRICRPEESEAQLELLTRHAERVLELLEVPYRRVLLPLGDLGFANAITYDLEIWAPGVEAWLEVSSCSSYGDFQARRSDIRFRPESGGRPAHVHTLNGSALALARLIVVLLETGFREGEGILLPEILHPYLGFERLEFCR; this is encoded by the coding sequence ATGCTTGACCTCAAAACCCTCCGCGACGATCCCGACCTCGTCCGCGACGCCATGCGGAAACGCGGCGACGAGCACGCGGCGGGACTCGTGGAGGAGACGTTGCGGGCGGATGAAGTCCGCCGCCGCCTGATCCGGGAGGTGGAAGTCCTCAAGGCCGAGCGGAACACGGCGTCGAAGGCGATCGGCGCCGCGAAGGGCAGGGGTGAGGACGCAACGGCGGAGATCGATGCGATGCGCCGCGTGGCCGTCCGGATCAAGGCCCTCGACGCGGACCTCGCGCGCACCGAGGCGGAGCTGCGCGACCACCTCCTGCAGATTCCGAACATTCCGGACCCCCGCGTGCCACCCGGCGAGGAAGGGGAAGGGCCGACGGTGGCGGAATGGGGCGCGCCGCGGAAAGGCGAGGTGCCGCCGCACTGGGTCCTCGGGGCGACGCACGGCTATACGGATCCCGGCGGTTCCGCGCTGCCCGGAGGACGGACGCCGTCGCTGGATATCGAGCGCGGAGCGAAGATCGCGGGCTCGGGCTTTCCGCTCCTCGTCGGGGGTGGCGCCCGCCTGAGCCGCGCGCTCGTTCAGTTCATGCTGGACCTCCACGTACGCGAGCACGGATACCTGGAGATCCTGCCTCCCCTCGTCGCGTCGCGGGACTCGATGATGGGGACCGGGCACGTCCCCAAGTTCGAGGATGACGCCTACCGGACGGATCCCGACGACCTCTTCCTCGTGCCCACGGCCGAGGTGCCTCTGACGAATCTGCACCGGGGAGAGATCCTGTCCGCGGACGACCTGCCGCTCGCGTACGTGGCGCACACGCCCTGCTTCCGGCGGGAAGCCGGCGCCGCGGGTCGCGATACGCGGGGGCTCCTGCGGGTTCACCAGTTCGACAAGGTGGAAATCGTCCGCATCTGCCGGCCCGAGGAGTCGGAGGCGCAACTGGAGCTTCTGACCCGCCATGCGGAGCGGGTGCTGGAGCTTCTCGAAGTCCCGTACCGCCGGGTCCTGCTTCCGCTGGGAGACCTCGGATTCGCGAACGCGATCACGTACGACCTGGAGATCTGGGCCCCCGGCGTCGAGGCCTGGCTCGAGGTCTCCAGTTGTTCATCGTACGGGGACTTCCAGGCGCGGCGCTCCGATATCCGTTTCCGGCCCGAGAGCGGGGGGCGTCCGGCTCACGTGCATACGCTGAACGGTTCGGCGCTCGCCCTCGCCCGGCTCATCGTGGTGTTGCTCGAGACCGGCTTCCGCGAGGGCGAGGGGATCCTGCTGCCGGAGATTCTCCACCCCTATCTCGGGTTCGAGCGGCTCGAGTTCTGCCGGTGA
- a CDS encoding sugar phosphate nucleotidyltransferase produces MHLEAYCAVLAGGIGRRFWPASTPARPKQLLPLAGPDPLIDDTLARAVALVGAPRVRVVAAARLAELMRPSLDAAGVDALIEPEARGTGPALVWAASEIERAQPGALMISMHADHRIEPAGALRETLQPALQAAREGYLCCVGVRPDRAETGFGYLETGRETASGALEVRRFVEKPEPAAAREYLKSGRFLWNSGIFVWRAADLLEAARRFARELAGAWPALDRGDAEGFFARARPVAIDVCVMERAERVAAVEARFAWDDVGVWSALLRSRELDEAGNASVGSTRLLDAADNVVWTESRRATVIGVSGLVIVEANGELLVMPREEATELDARLGKIDTDPSSSEPPR; encoded by the coding sequence GTGCACCTCGAGGCGTACTGCGCGGTCCTCGCGGGCGGGATCGGCCGCCGGTTCTGGCCCGCCTCGACCCCGGCCCGTCCCAAGCAACTCCTGCCTCTCGCGGGCCCCGACCCGCTCATCGACGACACGCTCGCCCGTGCCGTCGCGCTGGTGGGCGCCCCGCGGGTCCGGGTCGTCGCGGCCGCACGCCTGGCGGAACTCATGCGCCCGAGCCTGGACGCGGCGGGCGTCGATGCGCTCATCGAACCCGAGGCGCGAGGGACAGGACCGGCCCTCGTCTGGGCGGCCTCCGAGATCGAGCGGGCTCAGCCGGGAGCCCTGATGATCTCCATGCACGCGGACCACCGAATCGAGCCCGCGGGGGCGCTCAGGGAGACGCTGCAGCCAGCGCTCCAGGCGGCCCGGGAAGGATACCTCTGCTGCGTCGGCGTGCGACCGGACCGCGCCGAGACCGGATTCGGATACCTGGAGACCGGGCGAGAGACCGCGTCCGGCGCACTGGAAGTGCGGCGCTTCGTGGAGAAGCCGGAGCCCGCCGCGGCCCGGGAGTACCTGAAGTCGGGACGCTTCCTGTGGAACTCCGGCATCTTCGTGTGGCGGGCGGCCGATCTGCTCGAGGCCGCCCGACGCTTCGCCCGCGAACTCGCGGGAGCGTGGCCCGCCCTGGATCGCGGCGACGCGGAGGGGTTCTTCGCGCGGGCCCGGCCGGTCGCGATCGATGTCTGCGTGATGGAGCGAGCCGAACGCGTGGCCGCCGTCGAAGCCCGGTTCGCCTGGGACGATGTCGGGGTGTGGAGCGCGCTCCTGCGCTCGCGGGAGCTGGACGAGGCCGGGAACGCCTCGGTCGGCTCCACCCGTCTCCTTGACGCGGCGGACAACGTCGTGTGGACGGAGTCCCGCCGGGCCACGGTCATCGGGGTTTCGGGCCTCGTCATCGTGGAGGCGAACGGCGAACTCCTGGTGATGCCGCGCGAAGAGGCGACGGAACTCGACGCTCGTCTGGGAAAGATCGACACGGACCCCTCCTCCTCCGAACCGCCGCGTTGA
- a CDS encoding putative sugar nucleotidyl transferase, with product MTTLVMFDDERADGWAPFALTRPCGELVFGRWTLRERLERVARTRVAGHVTRRWLRRYAEPGAPRCLDADRLSTPCTVWNARAVPSLGVAWNDTPANLWVADRLAGVHLGIDTELPRADWFAAPRPRPGLPDRDVPGTWLRDPWDLVSAGPDQLAADLADVPGTEAPELPSGCWRLGDAPVRLGDGARVEPGVLFDAREGPIELGPGVQVRAGTRLGGPLYAGPGSQLLGGHISRFSGGPHSRVRGEVDRVTMLGYSNKAHDGFLGHAYLGCWVNLGAATVNSDLKYTYGSIRVGPPGARRDTGLLKFGCLLGDHVKTGVGTRLETGTVVGAGSSLFGAEPPLRWVEPFSWGGGPSPELNRRDDFLSTASRVVERRGLEATPGLRDWLGDIWDEARAS from the coding sequence TTGACGACGCTGGTCATGTTCGACGACGAGCGGGCGGACGGATGGGCTCCCTTCGCGCTCACCCGGCCGTGCGGAGAACTCGTCTTCGGCCGCTGGACGTTGCGCGAGCGGCTGGAGCGGGTCGCGCGAACGCGCGTGGCCGGTCACGTGACGCGCCGCTGGCTGCGCCGATACGCGGAGCCCGGAGCGCCGCGCTGCCTGGACGCGGACAGGCTGTCCACGCCCTGTACCGTCTGGAACGCCCGCGCCGTGCCTTCGCTCGGAGTGGCGTGGAACGACACGCCTGCCAACCTCTGGGTCGCCGACCGGCTGGCGGGCGTCCACCTGGGCATCGATACGGAGCTACCGCGAGCGGACTGGTTCGCCGCTCCCCGCCCCCGGCCCGGGCTGCCGGATCGCGACGTACCCGGCACCTGGCTTCGAGACCCGTGGGACCTCGTGTCCGCCGGGCCCGACCAGCTGGCCGCCGACCTGGCGGACGTCCCCGGCACGGAGGCGCCGGAACTGCCGAGCGGCTGCTGGCGCCTCGGCGACGCCCCGGTCCGACTCGGCGACGGGGCGCGCGTGGAGCCCGGCGTGCTGTTCGATGCGCGCGAGGGCCCGATCGAACTCGGTCCCGGCGTCCAGGTCCGCGCCGGCACGCGCCTCGGCGGGCCGCTCTACGCGGGACCCGGCTCGCAGCTCCTCGGCGGCCACATCTCGCGCTTTTCGGGAGGCCCCCACTCCCGTGTGCGGGGCGAAGTCGACCGCGTTACGATGCTGGGTTATTCGAACAAGGCGCACGACGGGTTCCTCGGACATGCGTACCTCGGCTGCTGGGTGAACCTGGGCGCGGCCACGGTGAACAGCGACCTCAAGTACACCTACGGCTCGATCCGGGTTGGGCCGCCGGGTGCGCGGCGCGACACCGGACTCCTGAAGTTCGGCTGCCTGCTCGGCGATCACGTGAAGACCGGCGTCGGCACTCGACTCGAGACCGGCACGGTCGTCGGCGCCGGCTCGAGCCTGTTCGGAGCGGAGCCGCCGCTTCGGTGGGTAGAACCCTTTTCGTGGGGAGGAGGCCCGAGCCCGGAACTGAACCGTCGCGACGATTTCCTTTCCACCGCCTCCCGGGTCGTCGAGCGCCGGGGACTCGAAGCAA